Proteins from a genomic interval of Streptomyces fodineus:
- a CDS encoding succinate dehydrogenase hydrophobic membrane anchor subunit, which yields MSTTETTASGVGPVEGAPAYTVDNPAPLIEAPRKRTKKTPKSTRGNFELAAWLFMRLSGIVLVVLVLGHLLIQLVLDGGVSKIGFAFVAGRWASPFWQVWDLLMLWLAMLHGANGLRTVINDYAERPNTRLWLKALLYTATVFTILLGTLVIFTFDPNIR from the coding sequence ATGTCCACCACCGAAACCACCGCGTCCGGCGTCGGCCCCGTCGAAGGCGCCCCCGCCTACACCGTCGACAACCCGGCCCCGCTGATCGAGGCGCCGCGCAAGCGCACCAAGAAGACCCCGAAGTCGACCCGGGGCAACTTCGAGCTGGCGGCCTGGCTGTTCATGCGCCTGTCCGGCATCGTGCTGGTCGTCCTGGTCCTCGGCCACCTGCTGATCCAGCTCGTGCTGGACGGCGGTGTCTCCAAGATCGGCTTCGCCTTCGTGGCCGGCCGCTGGGCGTCCCCGTTCTGGCAGGTCTGGGACCTGCTGATGCTGTGGCTCGCGATGCTGCACGGCGCCAACGGCCTGCGCACGGTCATCAACGACTACGCCGAGCGGCCGAACACCCGGCTGTGGCTGAAGGCTCTGCTCTACACCGCCACGGTGTTCACCATCCTGCTGGGCACGCTGGTGATCTTCACCTTCGACCCGAACATCCGCTAG